From the Maioricimonas rarisocia genome, one window contains:
- a CDS encoding efflux RND transporter periplasmic adaptor subunit: protein MNITNQSAIWKWSRIALTIGVVAVAALTFPRWWPQLNQWVEGAVASRRTAPVGGHGHGHGVDESHDDHGHDHGDHAGHSEEESLDLSAQARRNIGLTDEHVRPVTLQTFRRSMTVPAIVTERPGRTRIRVATPLTGLVTRIHAVQGEAVQPGTLLFDIRLTHEDLVQTQTEFLQALGELDVELREIARLKEVSQSGAVPGRLILERQYAKEKLEAQLTAQREALRLHGLSDRQVEEVEETRRLLRELHIAVPEPQKPDNGELQLSNRRIQPVAYVQNGADATESSDSMPPLVLQELMVHRGQAVTAGEDLCVVADYDELYIEGQAFERDAAAIARAQQQDWTVTAEFESTDGGGTVGGLEIAFLSNEVDADSRTLAFYVNLPNEIIRDKVNRRDQRFISWQYRPGQRLKLHVPVEEWENEIVVPVEAVAHEGAEYYVFQENGGHFDRVAVHVKYRDRNSVVIANDGSIFPGDVIAMRGAHQMQMALKNKAGGAIDPHAGHSH, encoded by the coding sequence TCAATCGGCGATCTGGAAGTGGAGCCGGATCGCTTTGACCATCGGTGTGGTTGCCGTGGCGGCCCTGACATTTCCCCGATGGTGGCCCCAGCTGAACCAGTGGGTGGAAGGAGCTGTGGCCTCCCGCCGGACCGCACCCGTCGGAGGCCACGGTCACGGTCATGGTGTCGATGAATCACATGACGATCATGGGCACGACCACGGTGACCATGCCGGTCACTCGGAAGAAGAGTCATTGGATCTCTCCGCACAGGCCCGCCGAAACATCGGGCTGACCGATGAGCACGTGCGGCCCGTGACGCTGCAGACATTCCGCAGGTCGATGACGGTGCCGGCGATCGTCACGGAACGTCCGGGGCGGACACGGATCCGGGTGGCGACACCGCTGACAGGCCTGGTCACCCGGATTCATGCTGTCCAGGGGGAAGCGGTCCAGCCGGGGACGCTGCTGTTCGACATCCGCCTGACACACGAGGACCTCGTGCAGACTCAGACCGAGTTTCTGCAGGCGCTGGGGGAACTGGACGTCGAACTGCGCGAGATCGCGCGGCTGAAGGAAGTCTCACAGTCCGGAGCAGTGCCGGGGCGGCTGATTCTCGAACGGCAGTACGCCAAGGAGAAGCTCGAGGCACAGCTGACGGCCCAGCGAGAGGCACTGCGACTGCACGGTCTCTCGGACCGGCAGGTGGAAGAAGTCGAAGAGACCCGTCGCCTGTTGCGCGAACTGCATATCGCAGTCCCCGAGCCTCAGAAGCCGGACAACGGCGAACTGCAGCTATCCAACCGTCGCATTCAGCCCGTTGCCTACGTGCAGAACGGAGCGGACGCGACGGAATCGTCGGATTCGATGCCGCCACTGGTGCTGCAGGAACTGATGGTCCACAGGGGGCAGGCAGTGACGGCAGGTGAAGACCTGTGCGTCGTTGCGGACTACGACGAACTGTACATCGAGGGCCAGGCGTTCGAGCGGGACGCTGCGGCGATCGCGCGGGCACAGCAGCAGGACTGGACGGTGACGGCCGAGTTCGAGTCGACCGACGGTGGAGGAACGGTCGGCGGGCTGGAAATCGCATTCCTGTCGAACGAGGTCGATGCCGATTCGCGGACGCTCGCGTTCTACGTCAACCTGCCGAACGAAATCATTCGCGACAAGGTGAATCGACGGGACCAGCGGTTCATCAGCTGGCAGTATCGCCCTGGGCAGCGACTGAAGCTGCATGTGCCGGTTGAAGAATGGGAGAACGAGATTGTCGTTCCGGTCGAGGCTGTCGCGCACGAAGGGGCCGAGTATTACGTCTTCCAGGAGAACGGCGGCCACTTCGATCGCGTCGCCGTGCATGTGAAGTACCGCGACCGGAACTCGGTCGTCATCGCCAACGATGGTTCGATCTTTCCGGGAGACGTGATCGCCATGCGGGGCGCTCATCAGATGCAGATGGCGCTGAAGAACAAGGCCGGCGGAGCCATCGATCCGCACGCAGGGCACAGTCATTGA